In Parabacteroides timonensis, the genomic stretch CCTCATGATGCAGAAATAGCCCGTGCATTCGGTGCCAGTGGTATCGGATTATGCCGTACGGAACATATGTTCTTTGAAGGTGAAAAGATCAAGGCTATGCGTGAAATGATCCTGGCTGAAGATGCAGAAGGACGTAAGAATGCATTGAAGAAAATCTTACCTTATCAGCAAGCTGACTTCAAAGGTATTTTCAAGGCTATGCATGATCTGCCTGTCACTGTCCGCCTGCTCGATCCTCCTTTGCACGAGTTTGTTCCTCACGATCTGAAAGGCCAGGAAGAAATGGCTGCTGCTATGGGAGTTTCTGTAAAGACTATCCAGCAGCGTGTAGAATCGCTTTGCGAACATAACCCGATGTTGGGGCATCGTGGTTGCCGTTTGGGTAATACCTATCCTGAAATCACAGAAATGCAGACACGTGCCATCTTAGGCGCAGCATTGGAATTGAAGAAGGAAGGTATTGTTGCTAAACCGGAAATTATGGTTCCGCTGACAGGTATCTTGTATGAGTTTAAAGAACAGGAAAAAGTAATCCGTGATGCTGCAGAAAAGTTATTTGCTGAAGTTGGAGATCGTATCGAATTTAAAGTTGGTACAATGATCGAAATTCCGCGTGCTGCTTTGACTGCCGACCGTATCGCATCTTCTGCCGAATTCTTCTCATTTGGAACAAACGACCTGACTCAGATGACATTTGGTTATTCTCGTGACGATATCGCCTCTTTCCTTCCTATCTATCTGGAAAAGAAGATCCTGAAGGTAGACCCGTTCCAGGTATTAGACCAGAATGGTGTTGGTCAGCTCGTAAGAATGGCAACAGAAAAAGGTCGTGCCATCCGTCCGGATCTGAAATGTGGTATTTGCGGCGAACATGGAGGTGAACCTTCTTCTGTTAAGTTCTGCCACAGAGTCGGTTTGAACTATGTTTCCTGCTCTCCGTTCCGTGTGCCTATTGCACGTATCGCAGCGGCTCAGGCAGCGATAGAAGATTGAGATTTACTTGTAATAAATAAGTGATAAATCGATAAATTAAGAAGGGTATTTTTTTTGAATATCCTTCTTAATTCGTTTTAAAATATTACTATTATAAGGCATTTATTTCGTTATCTTCAAATTATAATTACATTTGTATTAAATATTTCATTTTATCTATTAATATAGTAAAGACTTATGGCACGTAAAGTAAATTATTCAAAGAAGATCGAGAAAATTAAAGCTCAGCTAGATGAGTTATCTGTAGAAATTGAGAATGGAGCTAAGAATGAAGATGTTGTGGTAGAACAGAAAATAAAAATATCCGACATCGATTTCGAAAGTGAAGAAGTTGCAACATTGATGAAAATCCAGGCTCGTTTATTACGCGTAATTCAAGCAAAACTAAAAGGATAAAACTTTGTATTTATACCTGTTAAAGAAGGATATTCTATTTCAGAATATCCTTCTTTTGTGTTAATAAGCTTCATATCCTACGCTTGATTGAACCAAAACATATTTCTAAATGTATTATGTAGACAAATAATTAAAAATAGTTGGTTATGAAAGCTGATTTATTCAAAGTAACGCAAGTAATGGCATTAATAGGTATGATCCTTTTTTTTGCAGAATGTAGTAAAAACACAATAATACTGGATATCGGAAATGAAAACAAGCCATCGGGATCGGGTGGAAGTAATCCGGATGGCACAAGCCTGATCACATTTAATGCCTCTATTGAAGATCGTAATTTACTCACGCGGGCTATGTCGCCAATGAATCAAGGTATAAAAAGTACATTATATGCCTTTGAGCCCTCTGCACAAAACGGTACAAAACAAACACCATCGGCTCAGGGATTGTATGTAACATCTTCTCCGGGAGTATTAGCCGGAGTAAATGGATACAAAATGTATCTGGAAAATGGCGTTTTCGATTTTTATGCAGTGTCTGATAATTTCTCAACCATACCTCCGAGATTTTTATCAGGAAAGTCGGAGCCTTTATTTAACGGAATAGATTATTTATGGTGGCACAGTCCTAATCTGGATGTGGCAAGTACTCAGGTAAATATTCCAATCGTATATTTACACGCAGCAACCCAGGTCGTTATTGAAGTAACGGAAGGAGATGGTATTAAATTGAATAAGCTGGTTTCAGCAATGATAACTCCTCCGTACCCGGGGGCCAGTATGGATTTGGCAACCGGAGCTATCTCTCCGGCTACAACTTTGGATTCTCCAGATAAAATGGGTGTAAATGGCTCTTTGGCGCAATACATTATGCTCCCTCTGAAAATTTCGACTCCTTTATCTCTCACAATGGATGTGATGGTTAATGGAGAAAATACATTACGAACTTATGCAGTGGATGTTCCGGTTCCGGAAGGAGAACTAAAAGCGGGTAATTCCTATTTGTTTAATGCAATAATAGATGGAAATACGGTTACATTTTCAAGTGTAAATGTGAAAAACTGGACAGAAGTGGATGAAACGGGAAACCCTCTTTATCCCACTTTGAAGTAATATTTCCCCCTCGTTTGCCTCTTTTAGACAGAGCGATTGAAATTTAAACGATAACTAATCTTTGTCAAACGACTTAAGATTCAAGAATAAAAGAGGAATACTTCAGATAAATGTTCCTCTTTCTATTTATATTTCTTTATAAATTATTGCCGGTATAAAGATAAAATACCGTATATTTGTTACTTGATGAAATAAAAAAAACAATATCAACGTATGGAGCGGTATTTAATAATTAAGACGAGGGATGAGTTGTTACGAATAAAGATAGGGCAGATACTCTACTTTGAAGCTGACAGAAATTATACTAAATTACTATTATCCAATGGGATCCAATTTACGTTTGCTATTAATATCGGTAAAATAGAAGAAATTCTTGAAAAGCAGGTAGCCGGCTGTAACAAGATATTAATGAGAGTTGGAAAAAGTCATATCATCAATAAAAATCATATTTTGCAGATCAATTTACCTAAACAAAAACTGCTATTATTAACTGAAGAGGGTAAACCTCGTGAACTTATAATATCAAAAGATCCTTTAAAAGTGCTAAAAGAATCGTTGGAAAAGGAGATGGGTAAATCAGAAGAACCAAAAGAAATTAAAGATGAAGATTAAAATTGGTAAAGCTGAAGATAATGATTTTATAGTTAATGATCCTCATGTAAGTAGACATCATGCTTGTCTGGTTCGTGAGGATCATGGCTGTTGGTTGTTGGAAGATCTCGGCTCTACTAACGGAACTTTCGTCAATGGCTCACAGATCGTCAAAAAGCGTGTTACACCGACAGATAAGATCGTGCTTGGAACCGGATATATATTGAACTTGTCTGAAGCATCGAAATCTAATAATGATTATAGTGAAGAGTTTGCAGCATTGAAGAATGTATATGATAATTACATTCAAGCAAAAGTTAAGATACAATCTGCTAACCAATTCAAAACAAGGTTATTTCAATCATTACCATTTGCTTTACCTGGTATAATAGGCGTTATAATAGGTTTCTTAGGCAAGGGGAGTCCTGAGTTGTTTGGATTGAGTTTGTTCATTACTATTTGTGCACCAACAGTAGGTATCTACCTGGGTGCGAAGCAAGCTTCCAAGACCCCACAGCAGCTGCAAGATATAGCAAACCAGTTCAAAATAGATTATGTTTGCCCTAAATGTGGTACTTTTCTTGGTGAAATACCTTGGGAATCGCTAAGAAACAGAAAGCAATGTCCTGTTTCTTCCTGTAAAGCGAAGTGGGTCAATGAATAAGTTTCGTATCTCAAAAGGGCACCGTTTGTACAGAAAACCCAATCCTTTGATTATAAGAGAGAATTAGATATTTATTAATCCATTACTTTTCCTACTTTTGTTTCCAGAAAGATTATTTAATTCAAACCAGTATGCAAGAGGAGGAATACACATTCGTTACACTCGACGGTGACGACTCCGTATTTAGTGATGCGGTAGTTGTAGATGTGGATGGGGAAAATGATTTATCTGATGTCGTGGTTATCGACAACGATAGTATGGATGTTTCAGATTTTATTACATTATCTGATGATACTATAATGTTGTCTGATGCTGATATGCATGATACTTTCTCTACTGATATCGATGAAGCTGATTTATCATTTATGCTATGATTTCAGTTAGATGTCCACATTGTCACGTAGGATTAAAGGTAGACGAGGGGAAATTACCCCTCGATCTTACCTCCTTTAAATGTCCGAAGTGCAAACAGCCGATTCCTGTCTCTTTGCTTCAACTGGGAAAGAATGATATTGATGCAGATCAGGATACAATTCTTGTTAATCCGGTATCGAACAGTACGGGACAACTAACAGTTGTGAGTGATTCGGCAACTCCCGAACAAATTTTTCCTCTCTATGAAGGTATTGCAATCGTTGGTCGTAAGTCTAATGCGTCCAGTGCAACAATAGGAATCGTGACCGCCGACAAATCAATGAGCCGGGAGCATATACGAATAGAAGTTAAAAAAGACCCCAAAGGGGGATATAAACATTATCTTTCTGACAATAATAGTAAGAACCATACGTTATATAATAGCAATTACCTGGAGAATGGAGAAGTAGTAGTGCTAAAAAATAATGACGAGATCATTATCGGCCATACTGTTCTTCGATTTAATGAATAAAATTTGTTCGTGCTATGATTATAACGATTGGTAAACCTTGGGCCGTTTGTGAAAAAGGCGGCAGACAAAACAACGAGGATTCTATCTATCCGTTACCAGAAATGGTAAATTCCAATCAAAAGCTATTTCTGGTCTGCGATGGAGTAGGCGGATCGGAAAAAGGAGAGATTGCCAGCTCATTAGCTTGCGAATCTTTTCAAAGTTTTTTCTCTACCTTTCTGGAAGAAGAGCCGTCGGAAGAATTTATCAATAAAGCGATCAGGTATACAGAAGCACGTTTTGACGACTATGTAAATTTACATCCGGAGGCTAAAGGAATGGCTACTACATTAACGATGGTGTCTGTCGGGATTTCAGGTATAACGCTTGCCCACATCGGAGATAGCCGGATCTATCAGTTTCGTCGGGGGGAGATTATCTACCAGACAGAAGACCATTCATTGGTAAATTCCCTCGTCAAGTTAGGAAAAATTAGTAAAGAAGAAGCGCTCACCCATCCTCAGAAAAATGTAATTATTCGTGCAATACAAGGAACGGAACATCCAAC encodes the following:
- a CDS encoding FHA domain-containing protein, with product MISVRCPHCHVGLKVDEGKLPLDLTSFKCPKCKQPIPVSLLQLGKNDIDADQDTILVNPVSNSTGQLTVVSDSATPEQIFPLYEGIAIVGRKSNASSATIGIVTADKSMSREHIRIEVKKDPKGGYKHYLSDNNSKNHTLYNSNYLENGEVVVLKNNDEIIIGHTVLRFNE
- a CDS encoding fimbrillin family protein; amino-acid sequence: MKADLFKVTQVMALIGMILFFAECSKNTIILDIGNENKPSGSGGSNPDGTSLITFNASIEDRNLLTRAMSPMNQGIKSTLYAFEPSAQNGTKQTPSAQGLYVTSSPGVLAGVNGYKMYLENGVFDFYAVSDNFSTIPPRFLSGKSEPLFNGIDYLWWHSPNLDVASTQVNIPIVYLHAATQVVIEVTEGDGIKLNKLVSAMITPPYPGASMDLATGAISPATTLDSPDKMGVNGSLAQYIMLPLKISTPLSLTMDVMVNGENTLRTYAVDVPVPEGELKAGNSYLFNAIIDGNTVTFSSVNVKNWTEVDETGNPLYPTLK
- a CDS encoding FHA domain-containing protein, whose translation is MKIKIGKAEDNDFIVNDPHVSRHHACLVREDHGCWLLEDLGSTNGTFVNGSQIVKKRVTPTDKIVLGTGYILNLSEASKSNNDYSEEFAALKNVYDNYIQAKVKIQSANQFKTRLFQSLPFALPGIIGVIIGFLGKGSPELFGLSLFITICAPTVGIYLGAKQASKTPQQLQDIANQFKIDYVCPKCGTFLGEIPWESLRNRKQCPVSSCKAKWVNE
- a CDS encoding PP2C family protein-serine/threonine phosphatase, producing the protein MIITIGKPWAVCEKGGRQNNEDSIYPLPEMVNSNQKLFLVCDGVGGSEKGEIASSLACESFQSFFSTFLEEEPSEEFINKAIRYTEARFDDYVNLHPEAKGMATTLTMVSVGISGITLAHIGDSRIYQFRRGEIIYQTEDHSLVNSLVKLGKISKEEALTHPQKNVIIRAIQGTEHPTEADVALLNDIQAGDFFFMCTDGVLERLKNEDLSYIFSTHNNPEDIKDTIMASCCGKTRDNFSFYILPVQNVGESIGIKQNILSFLYSFI
- a CDS encoding LytTR family DNA-binding domain-containing protein, giving the protein MERYLIIKTRDELLRIKIGQILYFEADRNYTKLLLSNGIQFTFAINIGKIEEILEKQVAGCNKILMRVGKSHIINKNHILQINLPKQKLLLLTEEGKPRELIISKDPLKVLKESLEKEMGKSEEPKEIKDED